In a single window of the Nicotiana tomentosiformis chromosome 10, ASM39032v3, whole genome shotgun sequence genome:
- the LOC104087741 gene encoding protein SET DOMAIN GROUP 40-like: MKIQRKKKRKIQFYREAAMDDEALNLKSFLKWATELGISYSPSTSTTPSPDSCMGYSLFVSSFPEAGGRGLAAARDIKKGELILRVPKGVLMTSQCLMRNDEALSIAVKKHPSLCCTQILAVALLNEVNKGKSSRWWPYLKQFPRSYDTLADFGKIEIQALQIDDAIWAAQKASQKAEGEWKEASALMHELKLKPQLLALKAWLWASGSISSRTMHIPWDEAGCFCPVGDFFNYVAPGEETSNSEDQVTGEPFSLQEDSMLKSVTELAAAHRLIDAGFEEDVSSYCFYARRNYRKGEQVLLSYGTYTNLELLQHYGFILSDNPNDKAFIPLESNMYSLCSWESESLYIQPDGKPSFALLSTVRIWAVPQNNRRPVAHLVYSGYQLSTENEVVAMRWLAKKCRTILDSLPTTAEEDGKLLVILDEFQENHQLMEIKEMPSTLASELCAFMESKKIFSEGTCVISSVARRSIGRMKLAILWRYHYKKIISNCILHCTEVINDFISTKDLKYKEIFVKPANLHHIALFHCTSICYLVQSLLQQHIKGPNLKTQLTNCLRIENGLHLILSRTIERSVAGFHCFEWFSDPGF, translated from the exons ATGAAAatacaaagaaaaaagaaacgaAAAATCCAATTTTACAGAGAAGCCGCCATGGATGATGAAGCTTTGAACCTGAAGAGCTTCTTGAAATGGGCAACTGAGCTTGGAATCTCATATTCtccttcaacttctacaaccccATCACCAGATTCTTGTATGGGATACTCCCTTTTTGTCTCTAGTTTCCCTGAAGCTGGAGG GAGAGGTTTAGCAGCAGCTCGTGATATTAAGAAAGGAGAATTGATTCTTAGAGTTCCAAAGGGAGTGTTAATGACTAGTCAATGTCTTATGAGAAACGATGAGGCATTGTCTATTGCTGTCAAGAAACACCCTTCTCTCTGCTGTACTCAG ATTTTGGCTGTTGCACTATTAAACGAAGTGAACAAGGGGAAGAGTTCACGGTGGTGGCCCTATCTAAAGCAGTTCCCCCGCAGTTATGACACACTTGCGGATTTTGGAAAGATCGAGATACAAGCATTGCAA ATTGATGATGCCATCTGGGCTGCACAAAAGGCTTCTCAGAAGGCTGAAGGGGAGTGGAAAGAAGCTAGTGCGCTTATGCATGAGCTCAAGCTCAAGCCACAGCTCCTGGCTCTTAAAGCTTGGCTATGGGCCTCTGGTTCT ATATCCTCACGCACCATGCACATACCTTGGGACGAAGCTGGCTGTTTTTGCCCTGTGGGAGATTTCTTCAACTACGTAGCACCTGGAGAGGAAACATCTAATTCTGAAGATCAGGTCACTGGAGAGCCATTTTCATTGCAAGAAGACAGTATGCTTAAATCGGTAACTGAATTGGCCGCAGCACATAGGCTAATCGATGCTGGATTTGAGGAAGACGTTTCTTCATACTGCTTCTATGCTAGAAGAAACTACCGGAAAGGAGAACAG GTTCTTCTAAGCTATGGAACTTACACaaatttggagcttcttcaacACTACGGATTTATTCTTTCCGACAACCCAAATGACAAGGCTTTTATACCTTTAGAGTCAAACATGTATTCTTTGTGTTCATGGGAGAGCGAGTCACTCTACATTCAGCCAGATGGGAAACCATCCTTTGCTCTACTATCAACAGTTCGAATCTGGGCAGTCCCTCAAAACAATCGCAGGCCAGTTGCACACCTAGTCTATTCAGGATACCAACTTTCAACAGAGAACGAAGTTGTTGCAATGAGATGGCTAGCGAAGAAATGCAGAACTATACTGGACAGTCTTCCAACAACAGCTGAAGAAGACGGTAAGTTGCTTGTCATCCTAGATGAatttcaagaaaatcatcaaCTCATGGAGATTAAAGAGATGCCATCAACACTTGCAAGTGAACTTTGTGCGTTCATGGAAAGCAAGAAGATATTCAGCGAAGGAACTTGTGTCATTTCAAGTGTAGCTAGAAGGTCTATTGGGAGAATGAAATTAGCAATCCTGTGGAGGTATCACTACAAGAAAATAATTAGCAATTGCATTTTACATTGTACTGAGGTGATTAATGATTTTATTTCTACAAAAGATTTAAAATACAAGGAAATCTTTGTTAAGCCTGCGAATTTACATCACATTGCTTTATTCCATTGCACTTCCATCTGCTACCTTGTTCAGTCCCTTCTTCAGCAACACATCAAAGGGCCTAATCTGAAAACCCAACTCACCAATTGCTTGAGAATTGAAAATGGGTTGCATTTGATCTTGTCTAGGACTATAGAAAGATCAGTTGCTGGCTTCCACTGCTTTGAATGGTTCTCGGATCCaggattttaa